In a single window of the Ancylobacter polymorphus genome:
- a CDS encoding HPr family phosphocarrier protein, with protein sequence MMDTSVVLTRELPIVNKRGLHARASAKFVQTVERFDADVRVTRCGETVGGTSIMGLMMLAAAPGTTIEVAASGREAQAVLDALTRLIAERFGEDE encoded by the coding sequence ATGATGGACACCTCGGTCGTCCTTACCCGCGAACTGCCCATCGTCAATAAGCGCGGCCTGCACGCCCGCGCCTCCGCCAAATTCGTGCAGACCGTGGAGCGCTTCGACGCCGATGTGCGCGTCACGCGCTGCGGCGAGACCGTGGGCGGCACGTCCATCATGGGCCTGATGATGCTGGCCGCCGCGCCCGGCACCACCATCGAGGTTGCCGCCTCCGGCCGGGAAGCCCAGGCCGTGCTGGACGCCCTCACCCGCCTCATCGCCGAGCGGTTCGGCGAGGACGAGTAG
- a CDS encoding PTS sugar transporter subunit IIA: MIGLVLVTHGRLASEFRAALEHVMGKQSQIEAITIEPDDDIERRRQDIVDAVATVNTGGGVVILTDMFGGTPSNLAISVMTSPDIEVVAGINLPMLVKLATVRGEVPMEEAVVQAQDAGRKYINIASRVLAGK; this comes from the coding sequence ATGATAGGTCTCGTACTCGTAACGCACGGACGCCTTGCCAGCGAATTCCGCGCCGCGCTCGAACATGTGATGGGGAAGCAGTCCCAGATCGAGGCGATCACCATCGAGCCGGATGATGACATCGAGCGGCGGCGGCAGGACATTGTCGACGCGGTGGCGACGGTCAATACCGGCGGCGGCGTGGTGATCCTCACCGACATGTTCGGCGGCACACCCTCCAACCTCGCCATCTCTGTCATGACCTCGCCCGATATCGAGGTGGTCGCGGGCATCAACCTGCCCATGCTGGTGAAGCTCGCCACGGTGCGCGGCGAGGTGCCGATGGAAGAGGCGGTGGTGCAGGCACAGGACGCCGGCCGCAAATACATCAACATCGCCAGCCGGGTGCTCGCGGGCAAATGA
- a CDS encoding HPr kinase/phosphorylase, with amino-acid sequence MAPADALPPTVHASCVRVGDRGVLIRGASGAGKSRLAFALILAGRGGLVPPVELVADDRVLLTRRGAALFAAAPHALAGLIEVRGVGLRRLPFAAEVTVDLVVDLGVPDAARLPEPAARRVAIEGVEIERLPLFAGGDGVQQVLALLLTAPGPD; translated from the coding sequence ATGGCACCGGCAGACGCCCTTCCGCCGACGGTGCATGCGTCCTGCGTGCGGGTCGGGGATCGGGGCGTGCTGATCCGGGGGGCGTCGGGGGCGGGCAAGTCGCGCCTCGCCTTCGCGCTCATCCTCGCCGGGCGTGGCGGCCTGGTGCCGCCGGTGGAACTGGTGGCGGATGACCGGGTGCTTCTGACGCGGCGCGGGGCCGCGCTGTTCGCTGCCGCACCGCACGCGCTCGCCGGGCTGATCGAGGTGCGCGGGGTCGGGCTGCGGCGTCTGCCTTTTGCAGCCGAGGTGACGGTCGATCTCGTGGTCGATCTCGGCGTCCCCGATGCGGCCCGTCTGCCGGAACCGGCGGCGCGCCGGGTTGCGATCGAGGGTGTGGAAATCGAGCGCCTGCCGCTGTTTGCCGGCGGCGACGGGGTGCAGCAGGTGCTGGCGCTGCTGCTCACCGCGCCGGGGCCCGATTAG
- a CDS encoding sensor histidine kinase, with amino-acid sequence MGDAPRSAERAGLLGALRRARNFVAFKSFSSLTRRIVLLNLAGMCVLVSGILYLSEFRAGLIDARVQSLLVQGEIIASAIAASAQVETNAITIDPDRLLELKAGESYGPGEEGFAPLEFPINPERIAPVLKRLVEPTGTRARIYDRDGALLVDSRSLYARGEILRFDMPAPTTPKPNWMERGWNSMKFWFERGDLPLYRELGPNNGKGYPAVMEALQGKKASAVQVNERGQVIVSVAVPVQRFRAILGALLLSTQGGEIDEAVAAERLVIVRVFLVAMAVMVVLSLLLASTIAGPVRKLADAAERVRRRTRSRVEIPDFTSRSDEIGHLSGALRDMTDALYSRIEAIESFAADVSHELKNPLTSLRSAVETLPLAKSDNSRGRLLEVIQHDVKRLDRLITDISDASRLDAELQRQESEPVDLVRLLNTVTGVHNDVVRGDGVRVSLAFDPPPGTGAAYVISGHDSRLGQVINNLIDNARSFSAKGGEVRVTCRRNRDTVDILVDDDGPGIPPHALSRIFERFYTDRPEEQGFGQNSGLGLSISRQIVEAHGGRIWAENRPAEPRPPEPAPKKPRASRAKAKAAVTEEAPASEETVPAAPKPFGGARFIVRLPAN; translated from the coding sequence ATGGGGGACGCGCCCCGCTCTGCCGAGCGGGCAGGGCTGCTCGGCGCCTTGCGCCGGGCGCGCAATTTCGTCGCCTTCAAGAGTTTTTCCAGCCTCACCCGCCGGATCGTGCTGCTCAACCTCGCCGGCATGTGCGTGCTGGTGTCGGGCATTCTCTACCTCTCCGAATTCCGCGCCGGGCTGATCGACGCACGGGTGCAGAGCCTGCTGGTGCAGGGCGAGATCATCGCCAGCGCCATCGCCGCCTCGGCGCAGGTGGAAACCAACGCCATCACCATCGACCCCGACCGGCTGCTGGAGCTGAAGGCGGGCGAGAGCTACGGCCCGGGCGAGGAGGGCTTCGCCCCGCTCGAATTCCCGATCAATCCCGAGCGTATCGCCCCGGTGCTGAAGCGCCTGGTCGAGCCCACCGGCACCCGCGCCCGCATCTATGACCGCGACGGCGCGCTGCTGGTCGATTCCCGCTCGCTCTATGCGCGCGGCGAAATCCTGCGCTTCGACATGCCCGCCCCCACCACGCCAAAGCCCAACTGGATGGAGCGTGGCTGGAACAGCATGAAGTTCTGGTTCGAGCGCGGCGACCTGCCGCTCTATCGCGAGCTGGGGCCGAACAATGGCAAGGGCTACCCGGCGGTGATGGAAGCGCTGCAGGGCAAGAAGGCGAGCGCAGTGCAGGTGAATGAGCGCGGGCAGGTGATCGTCTCGGTCGCCGTGCCGGTGCAGCGCTTCCGCGCCATTCTCGGTGCGCTGCTGCTCTCCACCCAGGGCGGCGAGATCGACGAGGCGGTGGCGGCCGAGCGGCTCGTCATCGTGCGCGTGTTCCTCGTCGCCATGGCGGTCATGGTGGTGCTGTCGCTGCTGCTCGCCAGCACCATTGCCGGCCCGGTGCGCAAGCTGGCCGATGCCGCCGAGCGGGTGCGCCGACGGACCCGCTCGCGGGTGGAAATTCCCGATTTCACCAGCCGCTCCGACGAGATCGGCCATCTCTCCGGCGCGCTGCGCGACATGACCGACGCGCTCTATTCGCGCATCGAGGCGATCGAGAGCTTCGCCGCCGATGTCTCGCATGAACTGAAGAACCCGCTCACCTCGCTACGCTCGGCGGTGGAGACGCTGCCGCTGGCGAAGTCGGACAATTCGCGCGGCCGGCTGCTGGAAGTCATCCAGCACGATGTGAAGCGGCTCGACCGGCTGATCACCGACATCTCCGACGCCTCGCGGCTCGATGCCGAATTGCAGCGGCAGGAATCCGAGCCGGTGGATCTGGTGCGGCTGCTCAACACTGTCACCGGTGTGCACAATGACGTGGTGCGCGGCGACGGGGTGCGGGTGAGCCTCGCCTTCGACCCGCCGCCGGGCACTGGGGCGGCCTATGTCATTTCCGGCCATGATTCGCGGCTGGGCCAGGTGATCAACAATCTGATCGACAATGCCCGCTCCTTCTCCGCCAAGGGCGGGGAGGTGCGCGTCACCTGCCGGCGCAATCGCGACACGGTGGACATCCTCGTCGACGATGACGGGCCGGGCATTCCGCCGCATGCGCTGAGCCGGATTTTCGAGCGCTTCTACACCGACCGGCCGGAGGAGCAGGGCTTCGGACAGAATTCCGGCCTCGGACTGTCGATCTCGCGCCAGATCGTCGAGGCCCATGGCGGCCGCATCTGGGCGGAAAACCGTCCAGCGGAGCCGCGCCCGCCCGAGCCGGCGCCGAAGAAGCCGCGCGCCTCGCGTGCCAAGGCCAAGGCGGCGGTTACGGAGGAGGCGCCCGCGTCGGAGGAGACGGTGCCGGCCGCGCCGAAGCCCTTCGGCGGCGCCCGTTTCATCGTCCGCCTGCCGGCTAATTGA
- a CDS encoding response regulator transcription factor — MPTIALVDDDRNILTSVSIALESEGYRIQTYTDGATALDGFKTNPPDLAIFDIKMPRMDGMELLRRLRQKSDMPVIFLTSKDDEIDELFGLKMGADDFIKKPFSQRLLVERVKAVLRRFAPKDGTLPRETDSAKVLERGLLRMDPERHTCTWKGENVTLTVTEFLILQALATRPGVVKSRNALMDAAYDDQVYVDDRTIDSHIKRLRKKFKVADDNFEMIETLYGVGYRFKE, encoded by the coding sequence ATGCCGACCATCGCTCTCGTCGACGACGATCGCAACATTCTCACCTCCGTATCCATCGCCCTGGAGTCGGAGGGCTATCGTATCCAGACGTACACCGACGGCGCCACCGCCTTGGACGGCTTCAAGACCAACCCGCCCGACCTCGCCATCTTCGATATCAAGATGCCGCGCATGGACGGCATGGAGCTGCTGCGCCGCCTGCGCCAGAAGAGCGACATGCCGGTGATCTTCCTCACCTCCAAGGATGACGAGATCGACGAATTGTTCGGCCTGAAGATGGGCGCCGACGACTTCATCAAGAAGCCGTTCTCCCAGCGCCTGCTGGTGGAGCGGGTGAAGGCGGTGCTGCGCCGCTTCGCGCCCAAGGACGGAACCCTGCCGCGCGAGACAGACAGCGCCAAGGTGCTGGAGCGCGGCCTGCTGCGCATGGACCCCGAGCGCCACACCTGCACCTGGAAGGGTGAGAATGTCACCCTCACCGTCACCGAGTTCCTCATCCTGCAGGCGCTGGCCACCCGCCCCGGCGTGGTAAAGAGCCGCAACGCGCTGATGGATGCGGCCTACGACGACCAGGTCTATGTCGACGACCGCACCATCGACAGCCACATCAAGCGGCTGCGCAAGAAGTTCAAGGTCGCGGACGACAATTTCGAGATGATCGAGACGCTGTACGGCGTCGGCTATCGCTTCAAGGAGTAG